One window of the Paraburkholderia sp. PGU19 genome contains the following:
- the typA gene encoding translational GTPase TypA: MSRALRNIAIIAHVDHGKTTLVDQLLRQSGTFRENQQIAERVMDSNDIEKERGITILAKNCAVEYEGTHINIVDTPGHADFGGEVERVLSMVDSVLLLVDAVEGPMPQTRFVTKKALALGLKPIVVINKIDRPGARIDWVINQTFDLFDKLGASEDQLDFPIVYASGLNGYADLDPSVREGTMRPLFEAILEHVPVRPADPDGPLQLQITSLDYSTYVGRIGVGRITRGRIKPGQQVVIRFGPEGEILSRKINQVLSFEGLERVQVAEAEAGDIVLINGIEEVGIGATICAPEAPEALPMITVDEPTLTMNFLVNSSPLAGKEGKFVTSRQIRDRLMKELNHNVALRVKDTGDETVFEVSGRGELHLTILIENMRREGYEMAVSRPRVVLHEVDGVKHEPYELLTVDLEDSHQGGVMEELGRRKGEMLDMASDGRGRTRLEYRIPARGLIGFQGEFLTLTRGTGLMSHVFDEYAPVKDGSLGERRNGVLISQDDGAAVAYALWKLQDRGRMFVKPGDALYEGMIIGIHSRDNDLVVNPIKGKQLTNVRASGTDEAVRLVPAIQMSLEYAVEFIDEDELVEVTPQSIRLRKRHLKEHERRRASREAAVD, translated from the coding sequence ATGTCCCGCGCTCTTCGCAACATCGCCATCATCGCTCACGTCGACCACGGCAAAACCACGCTCGTCGACCAGCTGCTCCGCCAGTCCGGTACCTTCCGCGAAAACCAGCAGATCGCTGAACGCGTGATGGATTCGAACGACATCGAAAAAGAGCGTGGCATCACCATTCTCGCCAAGAATTGCGCCGTCGAATACGAAGGCACGCACATCAACATCGTCGACACCCCGGGCCACGCCGACTTCGGCGGTGAAGTGGAGCGTGTGCTGTCGATGGTCGATTCCGTGCTGCTGCTCGTCGACGCCGTCGAAGGCCCGATGCCGCAAACCCGCTTCGTGACGAAAAAGGCGCTTGCGCTGGGTCTGAAGCCGATCGTCGTGATCAACAAGATCGACCGTCCGGGCGCGCGTATCGACTGGGTGATCAACCAGACGTTCGACCTGTTCGACAAGCTCGGCGCATCCGAAGACCAGCTTGACTTCCCGATCGTCTACGCGTCGGGCCTGAACGGTTATGCCGACCTGGACCCGAGCGTGCGCGAAGGCACGATGCGCCCGCTGTTCGAAGCGATTCTCGAACACGTGCCCGTTCGCCCGGCCGATCCGGACGGTCCCCTGCAGTTGCAGATCACGTCGCTGGATTACTCGACGTACGTCGGCCGTATCGGCGTGGGCCGTATCACGCGCGGCCGTATCAAGCCGGGTCAGCAGGTCGTGATCCGCTTCGGTCCGGAAGGCGAAATCCTGAGCCGCAAGATCAACCAGGTGCTGTCGTTCGAAGGCCTCGAGCGCGTGCAGGTCGCTGAAGCCGAAGCGGGCGACATCGTGCTGATCAACGGCATCGAAGAAGTCGGCATCGGCGCGACGATCTGCGCGCCGGAAGCGCCCGAAGCGCTGCCGATGATCACCGTCGACGAACCCACGCTGACGATGAACTTCCTCGTGAATTCGTCGCCGCTCGCAGGCAAGGAAGGCAAGTTTGTCACGAGCCGCCAGATCCGCGATCGTCTGATGAAGGAACTGAACCACAACGTCGCGCTGCGCGTGAAAGACACCGGCGACGAAACCGTGTTCGAAGTGTCGGGCCGTGGCGAGTTGCACCTGACCATCCTGATCGAAAACATGCGCCGCGAAGGCTACGAGATGGCCGTGTCGCGTCCGCGCGTCGTGCTGCATGAAGTCGACGGCGTGAAGCACGAGCCGTACGAACTGCTGACGGTCGACCTCGAAGACTCGCACCAGGGCGGCGTCATGGAAGAGCTTGGCCGCCGCAAGGGCGAAATGCTCGACATGGCGTCGGACGGCCGTGGCCGTACGCGCCTCGAGTACCGCATTCCGGCGCGTGGCCTGATCGGTTTCCAGGGCGAATTCCTGACGCTCACGCGCGGCACAGGCCTGATGAGCCACGTGTTCGACGAATACGCGCCCGTCAAGGACGGTTCGCTCGGCGAGCGCCGCAACGGCGTGCTGATCTCGCAAGACGACGGCGCGGCTGTCGCCTACGCACTGTGGAAACTGCAGGATCGCGGCCGCATGTTCGTGAAGCCGGGCGACGCGCTGTACGAAGGCATGATCATCGGCATTCATAGCCGTGACAACGACCTCGTCGTGAACCCGATCAAGGGCAAGCAGCTGACCAACGTGCGTGCGTCGGGCACTGACGAAGCCGTGCGCCTCGTGCCGGCGATCCAGATGTCGCTGGAATACGCGGTCGAATTCATCGACGAAGACGAACTCGTTGAAGTGACGCCGCAAAGCATCCGTCTGCGCAAGCGCCATCTGAAGGAACACGAGCGCCGCCGCGCAAGCCGCGAAGCAGCCGTCGACTGA
- a CDS encoding MarR family winged helix-turn-helix transcriptional regulator has translation MTETSHTPSPEVSEYQLGESVGYLISRVKSTMSNLVTQRTMAELGITSQQASVLFMVASGKCLLAAELAREYGIDASAVTRLIDRLEKRGLLTRVRSAEDRRAVRLALTAEGHAIAARMPAVFTSVTEKLLSGFSPEETGFLKSLLRRVLANSCEVVSETRDSASNTDNKS, from the coding sequence ATGACCGAAACGTCCCACACGCCATCGCCCGAGGTTAGCGAATACCAGCTGGGCGAGAGCGTCGGCTATCTGATCTCCCGCGTGAAATCGACCATGTCGAACCTCGTGACGCAACGCACGATGGCCGAACTCGGTATCACCAGCCAGCAGGCCAGCGTGCTGTTCATGGTTGCCAGCGGCAAATGCCTGCTCGCCGCCGAACTCGCTCGGGAATACGGCATCGACGCCAGCGCCGTCACGCGCCTGATCGATCGCCTCGAAAAACGCGGTCTGCTGACGCGGGTGCGCAGCGCTGAAGACCGGCGCGCCGTGCGCCTTGCGCTGACGGCCGAAGGTCACGCAATCGCCGCGCGCATGCCGGCTGTCTTCACCAGCGTGACCGAGAAACTGCTATCCGGCTTTTCGCCAGAGGAAACGGGATTCCTCAAAAGTCTTCTGAGACGGGTGCTCGCGAACAGCTGCGAAGTGGTCAGCGAAACCCGTGACTCGGCAAGCAATACCGATAACAAATCGTAA
- a CDS encoding 2-oxoglutarate dehydrogenase E1 component — MMKQFQSNSYLFGGNAPYVEELYEAYLDNPASVPETWRNYFDALQNVPASDGTSANDVAHGPIVESFAQRAKANAFLPRTGGEDLTTARKQVYVQSLIGAYRFLGSQWANLDPLKRRERPNIPELEPAFYDFTEADMDQTFNTNNLYFGFEQASLRDIVKALRDTYCGTIGAEYMYLSDPEQKRWWKERLESIRSTPNFTADKKKHILNRLTAAEGLERFLHTKYVGQKRFSLEGGESFIASMDEVVHHAGKSGVQEIVIGMAHRGRLNVLVNTLGKMPADLFAEFEGKHVDDLPAGDVKYHKGFSSDVATEGGPVHLSLAFNPSHLEIVNPVVEGSAKARMDRRGDENGLQVLPVQIHGDAAFAGQGVVMETLNLAQTRGYGTHGTLHIVINNQIGFTTSDPRDARSTLYCSDVVKMIEAPVLHVNGDDPEAVVLATQMAIDFRMQFHKDVVIDIICFRKLGHNEQDTPAVTQPLMYKTIAKHPGTRALYAERLVQQGVITADQGDEFVKAYRKAMDEGHHTVDPVLSNYKSKYAVDWVPFLNRKWTDAADTAVPLAELKRLAERITTIPEGFKVHPLVERVINDRRAMGRGEAQLDWGMGEHLAFASLVASGYAVRLTGQDSGRGTFTHRHAVLHDQNRERWNDGTYVPLQNIAEGQAKFTVIDSVLSEEAVLGFEYGYSTAEPNTFVAWEAQFGDFVNGAQVVIDQFISSGEVKWGRVSGLTMLLPHGYEGQGPEHSSARIERFLQLCADHNMQVVQPTTPAQVFHLLRRQMIRLFRKPLVVFTPKSLLRHKEAVSDLSELAKGSFQPVLSETDDSIDAKKVKRVLVCSGRVYYDLLAHRREAKAQDVAIVRIEQLYPFAHKQFESELKKYDNATEVVWVQDEPQNQGPWFYIEHHLREGMKEGQKLAYSGRPASASPAVGYYAKHYEQQKALIEGAFGRLKGASIVK; from the coding sequence ATGATGAAGCAATTCCAGTCGAACTCGTATCTGTTCGGCGGCAATGCTCCGTACGTAGAAGAGTTGTACGAAGCATATCTCGACAATCCCGCGTCAGTGCCCGAGACCTGGCGCAATTATTTCGACGCCCTGCAGAACGTTCCTGCATCGGATGGCACCAGTGCCAACGACGTGGCCCATGGCCCGATCGTCGAATCATTTGCTCAGCGCGCAAAGGCGAACGCCTTCCTGCCGCGCACGGGCGGTGAAGATCTCACCACCGCGCGTAAGCAAGTCTATGTGCAGTCCCTGATCGGCGCATATCGCTTCCTCGGCTCGCAATGGGCCAACCTCGATCCTCTGAAGCGCCGCGAACGTCCGAACATTCCCGAGCTTGAACCTGCGTTCTACGACTTCACCGAAGCCGACATGGACCAGACGTTCAACACGAACAACCTGTACTTCGGTTTCGAGCAGGCTTCGTTGCGGGACATCGTCAAGGCGTTGCGCGACACGTACTGCGGCACGATCGGCGCCGAGTACATGTACCTGAGCGATCCGGAACAGAAGCGCTGGTGGAAGGAACGTCTCGAATCGATCCGCTCCACGCCGAACTTCACGGCTGACAAGAAGAAGCACATCCTGAACCGTCTGACGGCAGCAGAAGGCCTCGAGCGCTTCCTGCACACCAAGTACGTCGGTCAGAAGCGCTTCTCGCTGGAAGGCGGCGAAAGCTTCATCGCATCGATGGACGAAGTCGTGCACCACGCAGGCAAGAGCGGCGTGCAGGAAATCGTCATCGGCATGGCGCACCGTGGCCGTCTGAATGTGCTGGTCAACACGCTGGGCAAGATGCCCGCCGACCTGTTCGCCGAATTCGAAGGCAAGCACGTCGACGACCTGCCCGCAGGCGATGTGAAGTACCACAAGGGCTTCTCGTCGGATGTCGCGACGGAAGGCGGCCCGGTTCACCTGTCGCTCGCGTTCAACCCGTCGCACCTCGAAATCGTCAACCCGGTGGTCGAAGGCTCGGCGAAGGCCCGTATGGACCGTCGCGGCGACGAGAACGGCCTGCAAGTGCTGCCCGTGCAGATCCACGGCGACGCCGCCTTCGCAGGCCAGGGCGTCGTGATGGAAACGCTGAACCTCGCGCAAACGCGCGGTTACGGCACGCACGGCACGCTGCACATCGTCATCAACAACCAGATCGGCTTCACCACGTCCGACCCGCGCGACGCACGCTCCACGCTGTATTGCTCGGACGTCGTCAAGATGATCGAAGCGCCCGTGCTGCACGTGAATGGCGACGATCCTGAAGCTGTCGTGCTGGCCACGCAAATGGCCATCGACTTCCGGATGCAGTTCCACAAGGATGTCGTGATCGACATCATCTGCTTCCGCAAGCTGGGCCACAACGAGCAGGACACGCCGGCCGTCACGCAGCCGCTGATGTACAAGACGATCGCCAAGCACCCGGGCACGCGCGCGCTGTACGCAGAACGCCTCGTGCAGCAAGGCGTCATCACCGCCGATCAAGGCGATGAATTCGTCAAGGCATACCGCAAGGCGATGGACGAAGGTCACCACACGGTCGACCCGGTCCTGTCGAACTACAAGAGCAAGTACGCTGTCGACTGGGTTCCGTTCCTGAACCGCAAGTGGACGGACGCAGCGGATACCGCAGTGCCGCTCGCCGAACTCAAGCGTCTGGCCGAGCGCATCACGACGATCCCCGAAGGCTTCAAGGTTCACCCGCTCGTCGAGCGCGTGATCAACGACCGCCGTGCAATGGGCCGTGGCGAAGCGCAACTCGACTGGGGCATGGGCGAGCATCTGGCCTTCGCGTCGCTGGTTGCATCGGGTTATGCCGTGCGCCTGACGGGTCAGGACTCGGGCCGTGGCACGTTCACGCACCGTCACGCAGTGCTGCACGACCAGAACCGCGAACGCTGGAACGACGGCACGTACGTGCCGCTGCAGAACATCGCCGAAGGTCAGGCGAAGTTCACGGTGATCGACTCGGTGCTGTCCGAAGAAGCCGTGCTCGGCTTCGAATACGGCTACTCGACGGCTGAGCCGAACACGTTCGTCGCGTGGGAAGCGCAGTTCGGCGACTTCGTGAATGGCGCGCAGGTCGTGATCGACCAGTTCATCTCGTCGGGCGAAGTGAAGTGGGGCCGCGTGTCGGGCCTGACGATGCTGCTGCCGCACGGCTACGAAGGCCAGGGTCCGGAGCACTCGTCGGCGCGTATCGAACGCTTCCTGCAGCTGTGCGCAGATCACAACATGCAGGTCGTTCAACCGACCACGCCGGCACAGGTTTTCCACCTGCTGCGCCGCCAGATGATCCGTCTGTTCCGCAAGCCGCTCGTCGTCTTCACGCCGAAGTCGCTGCTGCGTCACAAGGAAGCCGTGTCGGATCTGTCGGAACTCGCGAAGGGCTCGTTCCAGCCGGTTCTCAGCGAAACGGACGATTCGATCGACGCCAAGAAGGTCAAGCGCGTGCTGGTCTGCTCGGGCCGCGTGTACTACGACCTGCTCGCGCATCGCCGCGAAGCGAAGGCACAAGACGTCGCGATCGTGCGTATCGAACAGCTGTATCCGTTCGCGCACAAGCAGTTCGAATCCGAACTGAAGAAGTACGACAACGCAACCGAAGTGGTGTGGGTGCAGGACGAGCCGCAGAATCAGGGCCCGTGGTTCTACATCGAACATCACCTGCGCGAAGGCATGAAGGAAGGACAGAAGCTGGCATACAGCGGCCGTCCCGCTTCGGCTTCGCCCGCTGTCGGCTACTACGCGAAGCACTACGAGCAGCAGAAGGCGCTGATCGAAGGCGCGTTTGGCCGTCTGAAAGGCGCGTCCATCGTTAAATAA
- the lpdA gene encoding dihydrolipoyl dehydrogenase has product MSKEFDVVVIGAGPGGYIAAIRAAQLGKTVACIEKWKNPAGALKLGGTCLNVGCIPSKALLASSEEFENASHHLADHGISVENVKVDIAKMLARKEGIVEKMTKGIEFLFRKNKITWLKGHGKFTGKTDAGVQIEVSGEGETEVVTAKNVIIATGSKARHLPNVPVDNKIVADNEGALSFTEVPKKLAVIGAGVIGLELGSVWRRLGSEVTVLEALPEFLGAADQALAKEAAKQFKKQGLDIHVGVKVGEVKASDNSVSIAYTDKDGNAKTLDADRLIVSIGRVPNTDNLGLEAIGLKANERGFIDVDDHCATSVPNVYAIGDVVRGPMLAHKAEDEGVLVAEIIDGQKPHIDYNCVPWVIYTEPEIAWVGKTEQQLKAEGREVKTGQFPFMANGRALGINKADGFVKMIADAKTDELLGVHIISANASDLIAEAVVAMEFKAASEDIGRICHPHPSLSEVMREAALAVDKRALNM; this is encoded by the coding sequence ATGTCCAAAGAATTTGACGTCGTCGTGATCGGTGCCGGTCCCGGCGGCTACATCGCGGCCATTCGCGCTGCGCAACTCGGCAAGACGGTTGCCTGTATCGAAAAGTGGAAGAACCCGGCCGGCGCGCTGAAGCTGGGCGGCACGTGCCTGAACGTCGGCTGCATTCCGTCGAAGGCGTTGCTGGCGTCGTCGGAAGAGTTCGAAAACGCGTCGCATCACCTCGCGGACCACGGCATCAGCGTGGAAAACGTGAAGGTCGATATCGCGAAGATGCTGGCCCGCAAGGAAGGCATCGTCGAAAAGATGACGAAGGGCATCGAGTTCCTGTTCCGCAAGAACAAGATCACGTGGCTCAAGGGCCACGGCAAGTTCACGGGCAAGACGGACGCCGGTGTGCAGATCGAAGTGTCGGGCGAAGGCGAAACGGAAGTGGTCACGGCGAAGAACGTGATCATCGCGACGGGCTCGAAGGCGCGTCACCTGCCGAACGTTCCCGTCGACAACAAGATCGTCGCGGACAACGAAGGCGCGCTGTCGTTCACCGAAGTGCCGAAGAAGCTCGCTGTGATCGGCGCGGGCGTGATCGGCCTGGAACTGGGCTCGGTGTGGCGCCGCCTGGGCTCGGAAGTCACCGTGCTCGAAGCGCTGCCTGAATTCCTCGGCGCCGCTGACCAGGCGCTCGCGAAGGAAGCCGCGAAGCAGTTCAAGAAGCAGGGCCTCGATATTCACGTCGGCGTGAAGGTCGGCGAAGTGAAGGCAAGCGACAACAGCGTGTCGATCGCTTACACGGACAAGGACGGCAACGCGAAGACGCTCGACGCGGACCGCCTGATCGTGTCGATCGGCCGCGTGCCGAATACCGACAACCTCGGTCTCGAAGCGATCGGCCTGAAGGCGAACGAGCGCGGCTTCATCGACGTCGACGACCATTGCGCGACGTCGGTGCCGAACGTGTACGCGATCGGCGACGTGGTGCGCGGCCCGATGCTCGCGCACAAGGCCGAAGACGAAGGCGTGCTGGTTGCCGAAATCATCGACGGCCAGAAGCCGCACATCGACTACAACTGCGTGCCGTGGGTCATCTACACGGAACCGGAAATCGCGTGGGTCGGCAAGACGGAGCAGCAACTGAAGGCTGAAGGCCGCGAAGTCAAGACGGGCCAGTTCCCGTTCATGGCGAACGGACGCGCGCTCGGCATCAACAAGGCGGATGGTTTCGTCAAGATGATCGCCGACGCGAAGACGGACGAACTGCTCGGCGTGCACATCATCTCGGCGAACGCGTCGGATCTGATCGCTGAAGCGGTTGTAGCGATGGAGTTCAAGGCTGCGTCGGAAGACATCGGCCGTATCTGCCATCCGCACCCGTCGCTGTCTGAAGTGATGCGTGAAGCGGCACTCGCCGTCGACAAGCGCGCGCTGAACATGTAA
- the odhB gene encoding 2-oxoglutarate dehydrogenase complex dihydrolipoyllysine-residue succinyltransferase: MAIVEVKVPQLSESVSEATMLQWKKKPGEAVAQDEILIEIETDKVVLEVPAPSAGVLAQVIKNDGDIVVADEVIAKIDTEGKAGEAAVEAEVKPAPQAEPAAAAAPAQAAAVAGASTTASPAATKILAEKGVAAGDVAGTGRDGRITKQDAVAAGAPAAKAAPAPAAAPARAVKKPALPQVGAPASADQWLKDRPEQRVPMSRLRARIAERLLESQQTNAILTTFNEVNMAPVMDLRNKYKDKFEKEHGVKLGFMSFFVKAAVHALKKFPLVNASIDGNDIVYHGYFDIGIAVGSPRGLVVPILRNADQMSLADIEKKIAEFGQKAKDGKLSIEEMTGGTFSISNGGVFGSMLSTPIINPPQSAILGVHATKERAVVENGQIVIRPMNYLALSYDHRIIDGREAVLSLVAMKDALEDPARLLLDL, encoded by the coding sequence ATGGCTATTGTTGAAGTCAAGGTCCCCCAGCTGTCCGAGTCGGTCTCGGAAGCCACGATGCTGCAGTGGAAGAAGAAGCCGGGCGAAGCTGTCGCCCAGGACGAAATCCTGATCGAAATCGAAACCGACAAGGTCGTGCTCGAAGTGCCGGCTCCGTCGGCAGGCGTGCTCGCGCAGGTCATCAAGAACGACGGCGATATCGTGGTCGCCGACGAAGTGATCGCGAAGATCGATACGGAAGGCAAGGCGGGCGAAGCGGCTGTCGAAGCCGAAGTCAAGCCGGCTCCGCAAGCTGAGCCGGCAGCCGCGGCTGCACCGGCACAGGCTGCCGCTGTGGCGGGCGCAAGCACCACGGCGTCGCCGGCTGCGACGAAGATTCTGGCCGAGAAGGGCGTCGCTGCGGGCGACGTCGCCGGCACGGGCCGCGATGGCCGCATCACGAAGCAGGATGCCGTCGCCGCAGGCGCACCGGCTGCCAAGGCTGCGCCGGCACCGGCCGCAGCGCCCGCACGCGCTGTCAAGAAGCCGGCTCTGCCGCAAGTGGGCGCGCCGGCATCGGCCGACCAGTGGCTCAAGGACCGTCCGGAACAGCGCGTGCCGATGTCGCGTCTGCGCGCGCGTATCGCCGAGCGTCTGCTCGAATCGCAGCAAACCAACGCCATCCTAACGACGTTCAACGAAGTGAACATGGCGCCCGTCATGGACCTGCGCAACAAGTACAAGGACAAGTTCGAGAAGGAACATGGCGTGAAGCTCGGCTTCATGTCGTTCTTCGTGAAGGCGGCTGTCCACGCGCTGAAGAAGTTCCCGCTGGTGAACGCATCGATCGACGGTAACGACATCGTCTATCACGGCTACTTCGACATCGGTATCGCTGTCGGCTCGCCGCGTGGTCTGGTGGTGCCGATCCTGCGCAACGCTGACCAGATGAGCCTTGCGGACATCGAGAAGAAGATCGCCGAATTCGGCCAGAAGGCGAAGGACGGCAAGCTGTCGATCGAAGAAATGACGGGTGGTACGTTCTCGATCTCGAACGGCGGCGTGTTCGGCTCGATGCTGTCGACCCCGATCATCAACCCGCCGCAATCGGCGATCCTCGGCGTGCACGCAACGAAGGAACGCGCAGTGGTCGAAAACGGCCAGATCGTGATCCGCCCGATGAACTATCTGGCGCTGTCGTACGACCACCGTATCATCGACGGCCGCGAAGCCGTGCTGTCGCTGGTTGCCATGAAGGACGCGCTGGAAGATCCGGCCCGTCTGCTGCTCGACCTGTAA
- a CDS encoding transposase → MTPYRDISDEEWQRIAPLLPELRPRSELRGRPLANTRSVLNGVLWVIYSGATWSAMPRKYPSYQTCHRRFKAWHQAGVLQRVMDQLFGDASGELCNTMESRMRTHAPNVATAANDTAQPSVPAMPLFTPPSVVPAAPLVFDYTSPFKNAA, encoded by the coding sequence ATGACCCCCTATCGCGATATCAGTGATGAAGAATGGCAGCGCATCGCGCCGCTGCTGCCGGAACTGCGTCCACGTTCCGAACTGCGCGGACGTCCTCTTGCCAACACCCGCTCCGTGCTCAACGGTGTGCTCTGGGTGATCTACAGCGGCGCTACCTGGTCCGCCATGCCGCGCAAATACCCGTCGTATCAAACCTGTCACCGGCGCTTCAAGGCGTGGCATCAGGCTGGCGTCTTGCAACGTGTGATGGACCAACTGTTCGGCGACGCAAGCGGCGAACTGTGCAACACGATGGAATCCCGGATGCGCACTCATGCGCCGAACGTGGCCACGGCCGCGAACGATACTGCGCAACCGTCCGTGCCCGCCATGCCGCTGTTCACGCCGCCGTCTGTCGTGCCCGCGGCACCGCTGGTGTTCGACTACACCAGTCCTTTCAAGAACGCGGCATGA
- a CDS encoding DUF2147 domain-containing protein, whose translation MTSLTRRARFALGTTLKQAVVAGALLAGAVTAFAQADTPVGTWQTIDDHTGQPKALVQITQDGNGRLSGKVIKGLGPNDQPDRRCTACTDARKDQPILGMTIIDDMKKDGEGWDGGQILDPENGKLYKCKMHVEDGGQKLVVRGYIGVSLLGRSQTWIRQN comes from the coding sequence ATGACATCACTCACCCGGCGCGCGCGCTTTGCGCTCGGCACTACGTTGAAACAGGCTGTCGTGGCCGGTGCGCTGCTCGCTGGCGCCGTCACGGCATTCGCACAAGCCGACACGCCTGTCGGCACATGGCAAACCATCGACGATCACACGGGTCAGCCCAAAGCACTCGTGCAGATCACGCAGGACGGGAACGGCAGACTGAGCGGCAAGGTCATCAAGGGGCTCGGCCCGAACGATCAGCCGGATCGCCGCTGCACCGCCTGCACGGACGCGCGCAAGGATCAGCCGATTCTCGGCATGACGATCATCGACGATATGAAAAAGGACGGCGAAGGCTGGGACGGCGGGCAGATTCTCGACCCGGAGAACGGCAAGCTCTACAAATGCAAGATGCACGTCGAAGACGGTGGACAGAAGCTGGTGGTGCGCGGGTATATCGGCGTATCGCTGCTGGGGCGTTCGCAGACGTGGATTCGCCAGAACTGA
- the zapE gene encoding cell division protein ZapE has product MNVTEYYEQELQTRGYESDPAQRAAVDRLQQCYEEWAAYKARRPNAFMKLIMHPDLPKGVYMWGGVGRGKSFLMDSFYAIVPLVRKTRLHFHEFMREVHRELEELKGQADPLDELARRIAKRYRLICFDEFHVSDIADAMILYRLLDRLFTNGVQFVMTSNYDPDLLYPDGLHRDRLLPAIELIKSKLDVINVDAGIDYRRRTLSQVEVYHTPLGAASDKALRDAFGKLAAVPDESPLLHIEKRELKALRRADGVVWFDFATLCGGPRSQNDYLELASRFHAVILSGIPQMTPRMQSEARRFTWLIDVFYDHKVKLLMSAAVPPEELYTEGPMANEFTRTVSRIVEMQSQEYLDAPRRIVDTSLT; this is encoded by the coding sequence ATGAACGTCACCGAATACTACGAACAGGAACTGCAGACCCGGGGATACGAGTCTGATCCGGCCCAACGCGCGGCCGTCGATCGTCTGCAACAGTGCTATGAAGAGTGGGCTGCGTATAAGGCACGTCGTCCGAACGCCTTTATGAAGCTGATCATGCACCCTGATCTGCCGAAGGGTGTCTATATGTGGGGCGGCGTAGGGCGCGGAAAGAGCTTCCTGATGGACAGCTTTTACGCAATCGTGCCGCTCGTGCGTAAGACGCGTCTGCATTTTCACGAGTTCATGCGAGAAGTGCATCGCGAACTCGAAGAACTGAAAGGGCAGGCCGATCCGCTCGACGAACTCGCACGACGTATAGCGAAGCGTTATAGGCTGATTTGCTTCGACGAATTCCACGTGTCCGATATCGCGGACGCGATGATCCTGTACCGGTTGCTGGATCGTCTTTTCACGAACGGCGTCCAGTTCGTGATGACGTCCAACTACGATCCCGATCTGCTCTATCCCGACGGCCTGCATCGCGACCGTCTGCTGCCCGCCATCGAACTGATCAAGAGCAAGCTCGACGTGATCAACGTCGATGCTGGCATCGATTACCGGCGGCGCACGCTGTCGCAGGTCGAGGTGTATCACACGCCGCTCGGCGCAGCCTCCGACAAGGCGTTGCGCGACGCATTCGGCAAGCTCGCGGCCGTGCCCGACGAAAGTCCGCTGCTGCACATCGAGAAGCGCGAATTGAAGGCGCTGCGCCGCGCGGACGGCGTCGTCTGGTTCGATTTCGCGACGCTGTGCGGCGGCCCGCGCTCGCAGAACGACTATCTCGAACTGGCGAGCCGCTTCCACGCGGTGATTCTGTCCGGCATTCCGCAGATGACGCCTCGTATGCAGTCCGAAGCGCGTCGTTTCACGTGGCTGATCGACGTCTTTTACGATCACAAGGTCAAGCTGCTGATGTCGGCTGCCGTACCGCCCGAAGAGCTCTACACGGAAGGGCCGATGGCCAACGAGTTCACGCGCACGGTTTCACGTATCGTCGAGATGCAGTCGCAGGAATATCTGGATGCGCCGCGGCGGATCGTTGATACATCGTTGACCTGA